A part of Triplophysa dalaica isolate WHDGS20190420 chromosome 17, ASM1584641v1, whole genome shotgun sequence genomic DNA contains:
- the LOC130439385 gene encoding uncharacterized protein LOC130439385, with protein sequence MLLFICNAWILCLTGAINIVQTPVAPITSLTVAPTTSSSDPCYNYTIINDIWRDVRPYQYYEKDDNFVDWKGWYRFYLNGASSQMSEWCVSYIICGGETALFLSGSHPKLEDGVVTREVSGNYRWNYYNQCGNQRLSPIQVKACPGHYYVYKLVKPDMTISRPTYCAVTFNNIVSDPCYNYESLDRPWRASNESGLYLCDDSLSWNGWYRLFYNGLNIRMSESCVKSKCNTLYSLWLNGTHTHIQDGVVTREVCASSWSGCCNMKSIPIRVKACPGDYYVYEFVKPSYGCSGYCTDVDTTSSVTSTTTPVVFTGSYMTSSAIDTEYDPCYKYNILDDHYRSVHSFTYEYRHDDTRVEWDGWYRVLNNGSSAQMPGGCFSYMSCGGFSALWLGGPHPKIKDGIVTREVYGSVDNRFRFCTSNPIQVKACPGNYYVYKLIRPKLSIIMPVYCTVALTNTSNDPCYNYESLDRPWRASNESGVYIANGYTSWIGWYRLFYNGMNIRMPESCVSPGTCNTYYSLWLSGPHPQKEDGVVTREICGRILWGGCCDFSFQPIRVKACSGDYYVYEFVKPQPYADSGYCTDINTLSQFLYTTSPALVTESSLTLSAISSDPCRDYSILEQHWRSTLNYYNPNGYDDTRVKWDGWYRLFINGSSAQMPEWCFTYMTCGGFSSLWLGGPHPKIQDGIVAREVYGTQYGQCSYYRSDSIQVKACPGNYHVYKLTRPNLSIPQPVYCAVSLSSPNIDPCYNYTSLDEPWRASNNSDYSYYRCDSDVTGWHRLFYSGQNAQMPESCVGYGMCGSYNPLSLNGSHSQLEDGVVIREVCMSWNDCCSYKSHPIQVKACPGNYYVYKFVIPIYWGTYCTDHRSFHTPLPSPVTYPVIRDPCYELNCTENEWCGKHNGVYGCFCNQTQPTSIPDTFDAYETCESSSGFMSLSRSQLPYQDAQFSKPFNGSVDVEVDHKTFVEVRVDGVDGHQFVSVIDSCWATPVNDPQSSLRWDLIIEECSNPSDETVELLQNGVSTSSRFSFRMFIFTAKSTKVYLHCKIHLCLQTNNTCSSQCQPGQHLRMGRSLDFHDTASISMGPLVWSNGNSDILAPEKVKVSRASGLCGSVMFFLVLVLSAYIVF encoded by the exons TTCTCATCCCAAACTTGAGGATGGAGTGGTGACCCGAGAAGTCTCTGGAAATTATCGGTGGAACTACTACAACCAGTGCGGCAACCAACGACTCAGCCCCATTCAAGTTAAAGCTTGTCCTGGACATTATTACGTCTATAAACTTGTTAAACCCGACATGACAATTAGCAGACCTACATACTGTGCAG TTACTTTTAACAACATCGTCAGTGATCCTTGTTACAACTATGAATCTCTGGATCGTCCCTGGAGAGCCTCTAATGAAAGTGGATTGTATCTTTGTGATGACTCCTTGTCCTGGAATGGCTGGTATCGGCTTTTCTACAACGGGCTGAACATCAGAATGTCAGAGAGCTGTGTTAAATCCAAGTGTAACACACTTTACAGTCTGTGGCTCAATGGTACTCACACTCACATTCAGGATGGAGTTGTGACCCGGGAGGTCTGTGCGTCCAGTTGGTCGGGCTGCTGTAATATGAAGTCCATACCAATTAGAGTCAAAGCTTGTCCAGGAGATTATTATGTCTATGAATTTGTGAAGCCATCATATGGGTGTTCAGGATACTGCACAG ATGTTGACACTACATCCAGTGTGACTTCCACCACAACTCCAGTTGTTTTTACCGGATCTTACATGACTTCAT CTGCCATTGACACAGAGTATGACCCATGTTATAAGTACAACATTTTGGATGATCACTACAGAAGTGTGCACAGTTTCACATATGAGTATCGTCATGATGACACACGTGTTGAATGGGACGGCTGGTATCGAGTCCTTAACAATGGATCCAGTGCTCAGATGCCCGGGGGGTGTTTCTCTTACATGTCATGTGGAGGCTTCAGTGCTCTGTGGCTCGGTGGTCCTCATCCTAAAATAAAAGATGGCATTGTTACACGTGAAGTCTACGGCTCTGTTGACAACCGGTTCAGATTCTGCACATCCAATCCAATCCAGGTCAAAGCTTGTCCTGGAAATTATTACGTCTACAAACTCATACGGCCAAAGTTATCAATCATAATGCCTGTATATTGTACAG TTGCTTTGACCAACACCAGCAATGATCCGTGTTACAACTATGAATCTCTCGACCGTCCCTGGAGAGCCTCAAATGAAAGTGGAGTGTACATTGCCAATGGATACACTTCATGGATCGGCTGGTATCGGCTTTTCTACAATGGGATGAACATCAGAATGCCGGAGAGCTGTGTTAGTCCTGGCACCTGTAACACATATTACAgtctgtggctcagtggtccTCACCCTCAAAAAGAGGATGGAGTTGTGACCCGGGAGATATGTGGGAGGATTCTATGGGGTGGCTGCTGTGATTTTTCATTCCAACCCATCAGAGTCAAAGCCTGTTCTGGCGATTATTACGTCTATGAATTTGTGAAGCCACAACCATATGCGGATTCAGGGTACTGCacag atatCAACACTCTGTCTCAATTTCTTTATACTACAAGTCCAGCTCTGGTTACTGAATCCAGCCTGACATTGT CTGCCATCAGCTCCGATCCATGCAGGGATTACAGTATTCTTGAGCAGCACTGGAGAAGCACATTAAATTACTATAATCCGAACGGATATGATGACACACGTGTTAAATGGGACGGCTGGTATCGACTTTTTATCAACGGATCAAGCGCTCAGATGCCTGAGTGGTGTTTCACTTATATGACATGTGGAGGTTTCAGTTCTCTTTGGCTCGGTGGTCCTCATCCAAAAATACAAGATGGCATCGTTGCCCGTGAAGTTTACGGTACTCAGTATGGCCAGTGCAGTTACTACAGATCCGACTCGATCCAAGTCAAAGCTTGTCCTGGAAATTATCACGTCTACAAACTGACGAGGCCAAATCTGTCAATTCCACAACCTGTGTATTGTGCAG TTTCTTTAAGCTCTCCAAATATTGACCCCTGCTACAACTACACCAGTCTGGATGAGCCCTGGAGAGCCTCCAACAATTCAGATTACTCCTATTATAGATGTGATTCTGATGTGACCGGTTGGCACAGGCTGTTCTACAGTGGACAGAATGCTCAGATGCCGGAGTCATGTGTCGGTTACGGCATGTGTGGCTCTTATAACCCACTGTCGCTCAATGGTTCTCATTCACAGCTAGAAGATGGAGTGGTGATCCGGGAAGTCTGTATGTCATGGAATGACTGCTGTTCTTACAAATCTCATCCCATACAAGTCAAAGCTTGTCCTGGAAATTACTATGTTTATAAATTTGTCATCCCAATTTACTGGGGTACTTACTGTACAG ATCACAGAAGTTTTCACACCCCATTACCATCTCCCGTGACATACCCTG ttatCAGAGACCCGTGCTATGAACTCAACTGTACTGAGAATGAGTGGTGTGGAAAACACAATGGTGTTTACGGCTGTTTCTGTAATCAGACCCAACCCACATCTATCCCTGACACTTTTG ATGCCTATGAGACGTGTGAAAGCAGTTCTGGGTTCATGTCTCTGTCTCGCT CCCAGCTTCCATATCAGGATGCTCAGTTCTCCAAGCCGTTCAATGGTAGTGTGGATGTTGAGGTGGACCACAAGACTTTTGTGGAAGTGCGTGTTGATGGAGTTGACGGTCATCAGTTTGTTTCAGTGATTGACTCATGTTGGGCGACACCTGTGAATGATCCTCAGTCCTCTCTCCGCTGGGATCTCATCATTGAAGA GTGTTCCAATCCAAGTGACGAAACAGTGGAGCTTCTGCAGAACGGCGTCTCCACATCCAGTCGTTTCTCCTTCAGGATGTTCATCTTCACTGCAAAGTCCACTAAAGTTTACCTGCACTGTAAAATTCACCTTTGTCTCCAGACCAACAATACCTGCTCATCT CAATGTCAACCTGGACAGCATCTGAGAATGGGCAGATCTCTGGATTTCCACGACACTGCCTCCATATCTATGGGTCCACTGGTCTGGTCGAATGGAAACTCAg ATATTTTGGCTCCAGAAAAAGTGAAGGTGTCGAGGGCCTCAGGTCTTTGTGgctctgtgatgttttttctggTTTTGGTTTTGAGTGCTTACATCGTCTTCTAA